One Dermatophagoides farinae isolate YC_2012a chromosome 1, ASM2471394v1, whole genome shotgun sequence genomic region harbors:
- the LOC124492751 gene encoding uncharacterized protein LOC124492751, which translates to MNCFGESIKLPTLCNDSFQTYHRRFMVSRNNNDHLIINESANLVSKYDMSVKPMVALQSWSFEELNRLVVPAVFDDSCYPNRMVAVHSCNTLIEWIIHNDDNGKQLSQIFKKNFSLEIIDILLPKGKHSDVLIVFANGSITSLKQVKTAHFSEENSQNVIDEKEKILEIEMSILKRRTVINYRTIDSHGQNMYVYRLEMRKDRIELSEKSQIKGHYDAFGFDGYRLLGATRHEECIKVYELLTESKVRQFERPSFETLCSMAICQSGAYGFIGRRSNGQFVVEVYESTYCIRIGSLNLDLRDVFFQRFRALADTLVVTSTNNILFLPISNQKPFLSQLLTKGLSESNIDCPTNEIRMANHSQFKEQLGILISSIDEDEHQTISLERLIQINKNFGVIVRQHQGLPEEIIAQVLFFCTQKHLELSTATTDLDDQRSQQIRQLFQKLVKLPFNETFMISCLKSCRVSASQSLLAIEWILDLLPSDNCYLLSWISVLLDANYHQFIVRPNSQVLQTLKHISHRIDDNIDFYQQLSPIESLIELIGKRNSSLWKAIHSDSSENIGDYCIELLTIP; encoded by the exons ATGAATTGTTTTGGTGAATCGATCAAATTACCTACGCTTTGTAATGACTCTTTTCAAACATATCATCGGAGATTTATGGTTAGccgaaataataatgatcactTGATCATAAACGAATCGGCTAATCTCGTAAGCAAGTATGATATGAGCGTTAAGCCAATGGTTGCCTTACAAAGTTGGTCTTTCGAAGAACTTAATCGTCTCGTTGTTCCCGCAGTATTTGATGATAGCTGTTATCCTAATCGTATGGTCGCCGTACATAGTTGTAATACGTTAATCGAATGGATTATCCATAATGACGACAATGGCAAGCAATTATCGCAGATtttcaaaaagaatttctcATTAGAAATAATCGACATTCTGCTACCAAAGGGTAAACATTCAGATGTATTGATTGTATTTGCAAATGGTTCGATAACATCGCTGAAACAAGTCAAAACAGCTCACTTTTCTGAAGAAAATAGTCAAAAtgtaattgatgaaaaagaaaagatacTAGAGATCGAAATGTCCATTTTGAAACGTAGAACAGTGATTAATTATAGAACAATTGACAGCCATGGACAAAACATGTATGTTTATCGTCTAGAGATGAGAAAAG ATCGTATTGAATTAAGTGaaaaatcacaaatcaaAGGTCACTACGATGCTTTTGGATTCGATGGATATCGACTTCTCGGCGCTACAAGACACGAAGAATGCATTAAAGTATACGAACTACTTACGGAGAGTAAAGTTCGTCAATTTGAACGACCATCATTCGAGACGCTATGCTCAATGGCCATCTGTCAGAGTGGAGCCTATGGTTTTATTGGCCGTAGATCAAATGGTCAATTCGTTGTCGAAGTTTACGAATCTACCTACTGTATTCGGATTGGTTCGCTCAATCTTGATCTTAGGGATGTGTTTTTCCAGAGGTTTCGCGCACTTGCTGATACATTGGTGGTGACTAGTACCAATAACATTCTCTTTCTGCCAATTTCAAACCAAAAACCTTTTCTTTCGCAATTACTGACTAAAGGTCTTTCCGAATCCAATATTGACTGTCCGACAAATGAAATCCGAATGGCCAATCACAGCCAATTTAAAGAACAATTGGGCATCCTGATTTCTTCCATAGATGAAGACGAGCATCAAACTATATCATTAGAACGActaattcaaataaataaaaattttggtgTGATTGTCCGTCAACATCAAGGACTACCGGAGGAAATTATTGCACAAGTGCTCTTTTTCTGTACGCAGAAACATCTTGAATTATCGACAGCCACGACTGACCTTGATGACCAAAGATCACAACAAATTCGCCAATTGTTCCAGAAGCTAGTTAAATTACCATTCAATGAGACATTTATGATCTCTTGTCTCAAATCATGCCGAGTTTCTGCCTCACAATCGCTATTGGCCATAGAATGGATACTTGACCTATTACCAAGCGATAATTGTTATTTACTTTCATGGATATCGGTCTTGTTGGATGCAAATTACCATCAATTCATTGTTCGTCCGAATAGCCAAGTGttacaaacattgaaacatATTAGCCACCGAATAGACGATAACATCGATTTTTATCAACAGTTGAGCCCGATTGAATCGTTGATAGAATTAATCGGAAAACGAAATAGTTCCTTATGGAAAGCTATCCATTCCGATTCATCGGAAAATATTGGTGACTATTGTATCGAACTTTTGACAATACCctga
- the LTV1 gene encoding LTV1 ribosome biogenesis factor encodes MGRKKVKKFIDKNNSITFQLVGRSQNDPLFVDETAPQYVLVEKKSGQEVSIDSKEPEPNGSDPQKSLKDRQKRREEQIKYGIYFDDDYNYLQHLTDVTEIALPKGIDYETIKKNRENKKPLLMLPSSVFESTVVEKDDLNKKAALPVGPQLDWDPDVVEAMEDDFDFDDPNNQIDDDFVMQAMHPHNGNKNERIVDINDTIDDYRIEQDEVEDAEDNLSVCGFNGSDDDDDEATDQFNIDAKVMNKKNIKRFFGLAEDDDGQTVKTSASTHFTEYSMSSSVLPRNEKLQTLDEQFEQMFIREYADQMEIGALDTEEISGDIDPNRSDLMAKLVEEYEQFKSGTWLEYERNEQAIDYVRRKYLKSENNDNQIMAHGDDELIESSSDSEKEEVVIVDTGRKGDKDRFDCESILSVYSNTNYHPKVLNESIDRYGNKIVKNSHIRIDQRTGMPTKTGSNLGMNTLVNLDGKSTRSNMSRLSELSVRLKNETTDERRQRKKELKELRAERRAEKKANRLAFNEEKIRLHKADMNKSVQKKVTVN; translated from the coding sequence atGGGACgtaaaaaagtaaaaaaatttatcgataaaaACAATTCGATAACATTTCAATTAGTTGGTCGTAGCCAGAATGATCCGTTATTTGTCGATGAAACAGCACCACAATATGTTCTTGTGGAAAAGAAATCCGGACAAGAGGTTTCGATTGATTCGAAAGAACCTGAACCAAATGGCAGTGATCCACAAAAATCCCTAAAAGATCGTCAAAAACGCCGTGAagaacaaatcaaatatggcatttattttgatgatgattataattatctTCAACATCTGACTGATGTCACTGAAATTGCCCTACCAAAAGGTATCGATTACGAGACGATCAAAAAGAATCGGGAAAATAAAAAGCCATTGTTAATGCTGCCTTCATCGGTATTTGAATCTACTGTAGTGGAAAAAGATGATCTCAATAAAAAAGCTGCTTTACCTGTGGGCCCACAATTGGATTGGGATCCAGATGTAGTCGAAGCCATGgaagatgattttgatttcgacgatccaaacaatcaaattgatgatgacttcGTCATGCAAGCCATGCATCCTcacaatggaaataaaaatgaacgaatcgTTGATATCAATGACACTATCGATGATTATCGAATCGAACAAGATGAAGTTGAAGATGCAGAAGATAATTTGTCAGTCTGTGGATTTAATggcagtgatgatgatgatgacgaagcTACcgatcaattcaatattgatgcaaaagtgatgaataaaaagaatattaAACGATTCTTTGGTCTTGCTGAAGATGACGATGGACAAACCGTAAAAACGTCAGCTTCTACACATTTCACTGAATattcaatgtcatcatcagtttTACCTCGAAACGAAAAACTTCAAACATTGGATGAGCAATTTGAACAAATGTTCATTCGAGAATATGCCGATCAGATGGAAATCGGTGCATTAGATACTGAAGAAATCAGTGGCGATATCGATCCTAATCGCAGTGATTTGATGGCCAAATTGGTAGAAGAATATGAACAATTCAAATCCGGAACGTGGCTTGAATATGAACGTAATGAACAGGCAATCGATTATGTTCgaagaaaatatttgaaatcagaaaataatgataatcaaatcatggctcatggtgatgatgaattaattgaatcCTCAAGTGACAGTGAAAAGGAAGAAGTTGTAATTGTTGATACCGGAAGAAAAGGCGACAAGGATCGTTTCGATTGTGAATCAATTCTAAGCGTATATAGCAACACTAATTATCATCCGAAAgtattgaatgaatctatTGACCGTtatggaaataaaattgtcAAGAACAGTCATATCCGTATCGATCAAAGAACTGGAATGCCTACTAAAACTGGTTCTAATCTTGGGATGAATACATTGGTCAATTTAGATGGTAAATCCACAAGGAGCAATATGTCTCGTTTATCTGAGCTCTCAGTTCGACTTAAAAACGAAACAACCGATGAAAGGAGACAGCGTAAAAAAGAACTTAAAGAATTACGAGCCGAACGTCGGGCAGAAAAGAAAGCAAATCGATTAGCTTTCAATGaggaaaaaattcgtttaCATAAAGCCGATATGAATAAATCAGTACAGAAAAAAGTGACCGTCAATTAg
- the RpL24 gene encoding ribosomal protein L24 — MKIELCSFSGYKIYPGHGKRLVKIDGKVFQFMNSKCESSHLMRRNPRKTTWTVLYRRKHKKGSEVELAKKRRRKTTKYQRAIVGASLNDILAKRNMKPEVRKAQREQAVRAAKEKQRSTKGQKKSSQAGQKSGQKAKQAQKATKPVMAKAPRVGGKR; from the coding sequence ATGAAGATTGAACTTTGTTCGTTTAGTGGGTATAAAATATACCCCGGCCACGGTAAACGCCTGGTTAAAATCGATGGAAAAGTATTCCAATTCATGAATTCCAAATGTGAATCATCTCATTTGATGCGAAGAAATCCACGTAAAACTACCTGGACTGTCCTTTACCGTCGTAAACACAAGAAAGGTTCGGAAGTTGAATTGGCCAAAAAACGACGCCGTAAAACAACTAAATACCAACGGGCCATTGTGGGTGCATCGTTGAATGATATTCTGGCTAAACGTAATATGAAACCCGAAGTCCGAAAAGCCCAACGTGAACAGGCTGTACGTGCTGCTAAGGAAAAACAACGATCAACCAAAGGACAGAAAAAATCAAGCCAAGCTGGCCAGAAATCTGGCCAAAAGGCAAAACAAGCGCAAAAAGCAACCAAACCCGTCATGGCCAAGGCTCCACGTGTTGGTGGAAAACGATGA
- the LOC124492755 gene encoding calcyclin-binding protein, whose translation MASLNKLVQDLGEQIKELDRLKGEAQLDCNRQFIQNEINRLSLVKLNHEKELAKLTSNFGQSDQLGVIAVTNYMWDQSNEHIKIYIELDKTEKVDNGEIRLEFLSDTKFTCIFGKFRFTLGRLFKPLDQAKSKVIISKSNKLVITLYKAKSEHWSSLQSTTGTSPKLMDDKKDIDSGDPEKSLMNLMKKMYDEGDDEMKRTIAKSWYESQHKQGMPDFSP comes from the exons ATGGCTAGCTTGAATAAACTTGTCCAAGAT cTTGGAGAGCAGATCAAAGAACTTGACCGGTTGAAAGGTGAAGCTCAATTGGATTGTAATCGACAATTTATCCAGAATGAAATCAATCGTTTGTCATTGGTTAAACTGAATCATGAAAAAGAACTGGCCAAGTTGACAAGTAATTTTGGCCAAAGTGACCAATTGGGCGTCATTGCGGTTACCAATTACATGTGGGATCAAAGTAACGAACATATCAAAATCTATATTGAATTggacaaaacagaaaaagtCGACAATGGCGAAATTCGTTTAGAATTCTTGTCTGACACCAAGTTTACCTGTATTTTTGGTAAATTCCGTTTTACATTGGGGCGTCTATTTAAACCATTGGATCAAGCAAAAAGCAAAGTCATTATAAGCAAATCGAACAAATTGGTAATTACATTGTACAAAGCCAAATCGGAACATTGGTCTTCgcttcaatcaacaacaggcACTAGCCCCAAATTGATGGATGATAAGAAAGACATTGATTCGGGTGATCCGGAAAAATCACTGATGAATCTAATGAAAAAGATGTACGATgaaggtgatgatgaaatgaaaaggaCAATTGCTAAATCCTGGTACGAATCACAACATAAGCAAGGAATGCCAGATTTTTCGCCATAG